From Salvelinus namaycush isolate Seneca chromosome 2, SaNama_1.0, whole genome shotgun sequence, one genomic window encodes:
- the LOC120064266 gene encoding thioredoxin reductase 1, cytoplasmic-like isoform X2, producing MTRQKTVPNVFVNKTHIGGCDKTMQAHKDGILQKLLCGENEVYEYDLIVIGGGSGGLACSKEAATLGKKVMVLDYVVPTPKGNTWGLGGTCVNVGCIPKKLMHQTALLGTSIQDARKFGWELPEETVKHNWETMKTAVNNYIGSLNWGYRVALRDKNVNYVNSYAEFIEPHKIKATNKRGKETFHTAAKFILATGERPRYLSIPGDKEYCITSDDLFSLPHCPGKTLVIGASYVALECGGFLAGLGLDVTVMVRSILLRGFDQDMANRAGEHMEEHGVKFLRKYVPVKVEELEAGTPGRLKVTAKSTESDETIEGEYNTVLIAVGRDACTGKIGLDQAGVKVNPKNGKVPVNDEEQTNVPHIYAIGDILEGKWELTPVAIQAGKLLARRLYAGASLKCDYVNVPTTVFTPLEYGACGHSEEKAIELYGQDNLEVYHSLFWPLEFTVPNRDNNKCYSKIICNKLDNDRVIGFHYLGPNAGEVTQGYGVAMKCGLTKEQLDNTIGIHPTCAETFTTMEVTKSSGGDLTQAGC from the exons ATGACCAGGCAGAAAACTGTCCCCAATGTCTTCGTCAACAAAACCCACATTGGCGGCTGTGACAAAACAATGCAG GCCCACAAAGATGGCATCCTGCAAAAGCTACTGTGCGGGGAGAATGAGGTCTACGAGTATGACCTCATCGTCATCGGGGGCGGATCGGGAGGCCTGGCCTGCTCAAAG GAGGCAGCGACGCTGGGGAAGAAGGTGATGGTGTTGGACTATGTGGTGCCCACGCCGAAAGGGAACACCTGGG GCCTGGGTGGAACGTGCGTGAACGTGGGCTGCATCCCCAAGAAGCTGATGCACCAGACAGCCCTGCTAGGGACCTCCATACAGGACGCCCGCAAGTTTGGCTGGGAGTTGCCTGAGGAGACAG TGAAGCACAACTGGGAGACGATGAAGACGGCAGTGAACAACTACATTGGCTCGTTGAACTGGGGCTACCGGGTGGCACTGCGCGACAAAAACGTCAACTACGTCAACTCCTACGCAGAGTTCATCGAGCCACACAAAATCAAG GCGACCAACAAGCGAGGAAAGGAGACCTTCCACACAGCAGCTAAGTTTATCCTGGCGACGGGCGAGAGGCCGCGTTACCTGAGCATCCCCGGAGACAAAGAGTACTGCATCACCAG CGATGACCTGTTCTCGCTCCCCCACTGCCCGGGCAAGACCCTGGTGATCGGGGCGTCCTACGTGGCGCTGGAGTGCGGGGGTTTCCTTGCGGGCCTGGGCCTGGATGTGACGGTCATGGTACGCTCCATCTTGCTGAGGGGCTTCGACCAGGACATGGCCAACCGCGCCGGAGAACACATGGAAGAGCATGGTGTCAAGTTCCTCCGGAAGTACGTCCCAGTCAAG gtggaggagctggaggcaggcACTCCTGGGAGGCTGAAGGTGACAGCCAAGAGCACGGAGAGTGACGAGACCATCGAGGGAGAATACAACACT GTGTTGATAGCCGTGGGGCGTGACGCGTGTACAGGCAAGATCGGCCTGGATCAAGCCGGAGTCAAAGTCAACCCCAA GAACGGTAAGGTTCCGGTGAACGACGAGGAACAAACCAACGTGCCACACATCTACGCCATCGGAGACATCCTGGAGGGCAAGTGGGAGCTGACACCCGTGGCCATCCAGGCCGGAAAGCTGTTGGCACGCCGGCTGTACGCGGGAGCCTCGCTCAAG TGTGACTACGTAAACGTTCCCACCACTGTGTTCACCCCTCTGGAGTATGGCGCCTGTGGGCATTCTGAGGAGAAAGCTATTGAGCTGTACGGCCAAGACAACTTGGAG GTGTACCACAGTCTCTTCTGGCCTCTGGAGTTCACTGTCCCCAACAGGGACAACAACAAGTGCTACTCCAAGATCATCTGCAATAAACTGGACAAT GATCGTGTGATCGGATTCCACTACCTGGGGCCCAACGCAGGCGAGGTGACGCAGGGCTATGGCGTGGCCATGAAGTGCGGACTGACTAAAGAGCAGCTGGACAACACCATCGGCATCCACCCCACCTGCGCTGAG ACCTTCACCaccatggaggtgaccaagagctcgggcggtgacctcacccaggcGGGCTGCTGA
- the LOC120064266 gene encoding thioredoxin reductase 1, cytoplasmic-like isoform X1, with product MPPIDTDSGRNQLKSRIQELIDSNQVLVFSKSYCPFCVKVKDLFKELNVNCNVVELDLIDDGSNYQELLLEMTRQKTVPNVFVNKTHIGGCDKTMQAHKDGILQKLLCGENEVYEYDLIVIGGGSGGLACSKEAATLGKKVMVLDYVVPTPKGNTWGLGGTCVNVGCIPKKLMHQTALLGTSIQDARKFGWELPEETVKHNWETMKTAVNNYIGSLNWGYRVALRDKNVNYVNSYAEFIEPHKIKATNKRGKETFHTAAKFILATGERPRYLSIPGDKEYCITSDDLFSLPHCPGKTLVIGASYVALECGGFLAGLGLDVTVMVRSILLRGFDQDMANRAGEHMEEHGVKFLRKYVPVKVEELEAGTPGRLKVTAKSTESDETIEGEYNTVLIAVGRDACTGKIGLDQAGVKVNPKNGKVPVNDEEQTNVPHIYAIGDILEGKWELTPVAIQAGKLLARRLYAGASLKCDYVNVPTTVFTPLEYGACGHSEEKAIELYGQDNLEVYHSLFWPLEFTVPNRDNNKCYSKIICNKLDNDRVIGFHYLGPNAGEVTQGYGVAMKCGLTKEQLDNTIGIHPTCAETFTTMEVTKSSGGDLTQAGC from the exons ATGATGGATCAAACTATCAAGAACTTCTGCTTGAGATGACCAGGCAGAAAACTGTCCCCAATGTCTTCGTCAACAAAACCCACATTGGCGGCTGTGACAAAACAATGCAG GCCCACAAAGATGGCATCCTGCAAAAGCTACTGTGCGGGGAGAATGAGGTCTACGAGTATGACCTCATCGTCATCGGGGGCGGATCGGGAGGCCTGGCCTGCTCAAAG GAGGCAGCGACGCTGGGGAAGAAGGTGATGGTGTTGGACTATGTGGTGCCCACGCCGAAAGGGAACACCTGGG GCCTGGGTGGAACGTGCGTGAACGTGGGCTGCATCCCCAAGAAGCTGATGCACCAGACAGCCCTGCTAGGGACCTCCATACAGGACGCCCGCAAGTTTGGCTGGGAGTTGCCTGAGGAGACAG TGAAGCACAACTGGGAGACGATGAAGACGGCAGTGAACAACTACATTGGCTCGTTGAACTGGGGCTACCGGGTGGCACTGCGCGACAAAAACGTCAACTACGTCAACTCCTACGCAGAGTTCATCGAGCCACACAAAATCAAG GCGACCAACAAGCGAGGAAAGGAGACCTTCCACACAGCAGCTAAGTTTATCCTGGCGACGGGCGAGAGGCCGCGTTACCTGAGCATCCCCGGAGACAAAGAGTACTGCATCACCAG CGATGACCTGTTCTCGCTCCCCCACTGCCCGGGCAAGACCCTGGTGATCGGGGCGTCCTACGTGGCGCTGGAGTGCGGGGGTTTCCTTGCGGGCCTGGGCCTGGATGTGACGGTCATGGTACGCTCCATCTTGCTGAGGGGCTTCGACCAGGACATGGCCAACCGCGCCGGAGAACACATGGAAGAGCATGGTGTCAAGTTCCTCCGGAAGTACGTCCCAGTCAAG gtggaggagctggaggcaggcACTCCTGGGAGGCTGAAGGTGACAGCCAAGAGCACGGAGAGTGACGAGACCATCGAGGGAGAATACAACACT GTGTTGATAGCCGTGGGGCGTGACGCGTGTACAGGCAAGATCGGCCTGGATCAAGCCGGAGTCAAAGTCAACCCCAA GAACGGTAAGGTTCCGGTGAACGACGAGGAACAAACCAACGTGCCACACATCTACGCCATCGGAGACATCCTGGAGGGCAAGTGGGAGCTGACACCCGTGGCCATCCAGGCCGGAAAGCTGTTGGCACGCCGGCTGTACGCGGGAGCCTCGCTCAAG TGTGACTACGTAAACGTTCCCACCACTGTGTTCACCCCTCTGGAGTATGGCGCCTGTGGGCATTCTGAGGAGAAAGCTATTGAGCTGTACGGCCAAGACAACTTGGAG GTGTACCACAGTCTCTTCTGGCCTCTGGAGTTCACTGTCCCCAACAGGGACAACAACAAGTGCTACTCCAAGATCATCTGCAATAAACTGGACAAT GATCGTGTGATCGGATTCCACTACCTGGGGCCCAACGCAGGCGAGGTGACGCAGGGCTATGGCGTGGCCATGAAGTGCGGACTGACTAAAGAGCAGCTGGACAACACCATCGGCATCCACCCCACCTGCGCTGAG ACCTTCACCaccatggaggtgaccaagagctcgggcggtgacctcacccaggcGGGCTGCTGA